A DNA window from Camelina sativa cultivar DH55 chromosome 13, Cs, whole genome shotgun sequence contains the following coding sequences:
- the LOC104734612 gene encoding glycerol-3-phosphate acyltransferase 7 — protein MESSTTTSHSVVSELEGTLLKNPKPFAYFMLVAFEASGLIRFAILLLLWPIIALLDVLGYKNGSLKLIIFVATAGLHKSEIESVARAVLPKFYMDDVSMDAWRAFGSCERRIVVTRMPRVMVERFAKDHLRADEVIGTEIIVNRFGYATGLIQETDVDRSVSNSVANLFAVGRPQLGLGRPVISTSPTFLSLCEEIVHAPVPSNYNGHNQRLHVQPLPVIFHDGRLVKLPTPATALVILLWIPFGIILAVIRIFVGFLLPLWAIPYVSRIFNIRFIVKGKPPAPATTGNPGVLFVCTHRTLMDPVVLSYVLGRSIPAVTYSISRLSEILSPIPTFRLTRIRDVDAEMIKKELSNGDLVVYPEGTTCREPFLLRFSALFAELTDDIVPVAMNYRVGFFHATTARGWKGLDPIFFFMNPRPVYEVTFLNQLEVEATCSSGKSPYDVANYVQRILAATLGFECTNFTRKDKYRVLAGNDGTVSYLSFLDQVKKVVTTIKPFFH, from the exons ATGGAGTCATCGACGACAACATCGCATTCGGTTGTGTCGGAGCTAGAAGGAACACTACtgaaaaacccaaaaccctTCGCTTACTTCATGCTCGTGGCTTTCGAAGCTTCAGGTCTAATCCGTTTCGCGATCCTACTGCTTCTCTGGCCCATCATAGCACTCCTCGACGTTTTGGGTTACAAAAACGGTAGCCTCAAGTTAATAATTTTTGTCGCAACGGCCGGTTTGCACAAATCAGAGATTGAATCAGTTGCTCGAGCCGTTCTTCCCAAATTTTATATGGATGATGTCAGCATGGACGCTTGGAGAGCTTTTGGTTCCTGCGAGAGGAGAATCGTTGTGACAAGAATGCCAAGAGTTATGGTAGAGAGATTCGCTAAGGACCATCTTAGAGCCGATGAGGTCATTGGTACAGAGATTATCGTGAACCGTTTCGGCTATGCCACCGGTTTGATTCAGGAGACCGATGTGGATCGATCTGTTTCCAACAGTGTTGCTAACTTGTTTGCTGTTGGAAGACCTCAACTAGGTCTCGGACGACCGGTTATCTCAACTTCTCCAACTTTCCTATCGCTATGTGAG GAGATAGTTCATGCACCGGTTCCATCAAACTACAATGGTCATAACCAGCGGCTACATGTGCAACCACTACCGGTTATCTTCCACGATGGACGTCTGGTGAAGCTGCCGACACCAGCCACCGCACTTGTTATCCTTCTTTGGATCCCCTTTGGAATAATACTAGCTGTGATTCGAATCTTCGTTGGGTTCTTGCTCCCTTTATGGGCCATACCGTACGTCTCACGTATATTCAACATTCGATTTATCGTTAAAGGAAAGCCTCCGGCACCAGCAACCACCGGAAACCCAGGCGTACTATTTGTATGCACTCATAGAACCCTAATGGACCCGGTCGTATTATCTTATGTGCTTGGACGTAGCATTCCTGCCGTAACCTATTCAATTTCTCGGCTATCCGAGATCCTATCTCCGATCCCAACCTTTCGTTTAACTCGAATTCGAGATGTAGACGCGGAGATGATCAAGAAAGAGTTGTCTAATGGGGACTTAGTGGTTTATCCTGAGGGAACCACTTGTCGTGAGCCGTTTTTGCTGAGATTTAGTGCACTTTTCGCAGAGTTAACGGACGATATCGTGCCCGTGGCAATGAACTACAGAGTTGGATTCTTTCATGCGACTACTGCTAGAGGCTGGAAGGGTTTGGATCCGATCTTCTTTTTCATGAACCCGAGACCGGTATATGAGGTGACGTTCTTGAATCAGCTCGAAGTTGAGGCAACGTGTTCGTCAGGGAAGAGCCCTTATGACGTTGCCAATTATGTACAGAGGATCTTGGCCGCTACGTTAGGGTTTGAGTGCACTAACTTCACAAGGAAGGATAAGTACAGGGTTCTCGCAGGAAACGACGGAACCGTGTCGTATTTGTCATTTCTCGACCAAGTCAAGAAGGTCGTCACCACTATCAAGCCTTTTTTCCATTAA
- the LOC104734610 gene encoding probable transcriptional regulator RABBIT EARS, with protein MERGKCLMSMKLRPVVTKPSSDAPFFWPFGEERAFSAVEEYGGGGGCMWPPRSYSCSFCGREFKSAQALGGHMNVHRRDRARLNQQSLSPSSTDQATPPGYDRHQQQPQQVLDVGSKVLVQEESRKPTGTKREISDVCNNNVLENPTKRVEHDNDGVKTELSVGLLSSEFDPRKKQLINGSSSSWKRAKTDISRFPMMLGLIIGVSKTNGHHDELDLELRLGADPPKVN; from the coding sequence atggaGAGAGGCAAATGCTTGATGTCAATGAAGCTTAGACCGGTGGTGACGAAGCCATCTTCGGACGCTCCTTTCTTCTGGCCGTTTGGGGAAGAGAGAGCGTTTTCGGCGGTTGAGGAGTATGGAGGCGGAGGCGGTTGCATGTGGCCACCGAGGTCTTACTCATGCAGCTTTTGCGGGAGAGAATTCAAGTCGGCGCAAGCACTAGGCGGTCACATGAACGTTCATCGAAGAGACCGAGCTCGACTCAATCAACAATCTTTATCACCTTCATCAACTGACCAAGCCACGCCTCCTGGGTATGatcgtcatcaacaacaaccacaacaagtTCTTGACGTGGGATCGAAGGTTCTTGTccaagaagaatcaagaaagcCTACTGGAACTAAGAGAGAGATAAGTGATGTCTGTAATAACAATGTTTTAGAAAATCCTACGAAAAGAGTTGAGCATGACAATGATGGAGTCAAGACTGAATTATCGGTCGGTCTACTGAGTTCTGAGTTTGATCCTCGCAAGAAGCAACTAATCAACGGATCATCGTCGTCATGGAAAAGGGCAAAGACGGATATTTCAAGATTTCCAATGATGTTAGGGTTAATCATTGGAGTTTCCAAGACCAACGGTCATCACGATGAGTTAGATCTTGAGCTAAGGCTAGGAGCTGATCCGCCAAAGGTTAACTAg
- the LOC104734611 gene encoding LOB domain-containing protein 33-like — MAGHGSSCGACKFLRRKCNRDCVFSPYFSYEEASSHFAAVHKVFGASNVSKHLLQLPLHQRSVAAITISYEALSRMRDPVYGCVAHIFALHQQVVTLQEEIDFLGSQMTNFSYSNQNGSQLNNVPEFVNQMTVDTTSFVDESLLNYNEEGRNCLDGFFTNSDETLVNHTWLPDMDYYYAPHN, encoded by the exons atggcaggTCACGGATCATCTTGTGGAGCATGCAAGTTCCTAAGGAGGAAGTGCAACCGCGACTGCGTCTTCTCGCCTTACTTCAGCTACGAAGAAGCATCGTCCCATTTTGCAGCGGTCCACAAAGTCTTCGGCGCAAGCAATGTCTCGAAGCATCTGCTTCAATTGCCTCTACATCAAAGAAGCGTCGCTGCGATCACCATCTCCTACGAGGCTCTCTCACGCATGCGTGATCCTGTTTATGGCTGCGTTGCTCACATCTTCGCTCTTCATCAACag GTGGTGACTTTGCAAGAGGAAATTGATTTTCTTGGATCACAGATGACGAATTTCTCATACTCTAATCAAAACGGATCACAACTTAACAACGTACCGGAGTTTGTGAACCAGATGACAGTGGATACGACCAGTTTCGTCGACGAGAGTCTTTTGAACTAcaatgaagaaggaagaaactGCCTTGATGGGTTCTTCACGAACTCAGACGAAACGCTCGTGAATCATACATGGCTTCCGGACATGGATTATTATTACGCACCACATAATTAG
- the LOC104734609 gene encoding tropinone reductase homolog At5g06060-like isoform X2, producing METDKRWSLAGKTALLTGGTRGIGRAVVEELAKFGAKVHTCSRNQDELNACLDDWKSHGFVVSGSVCDASVKDQRDKLIQDVSSAFSGKLNILINNVGFNIRKPTVEYSSEEYASIMSTNLESAFHFSQIAHPLLKASGVGNIVFISSVSGLVSCGGSVYAATKGALNQLTRNLACEWASDNIRTNCVAPWYIKTSLVESVSFPMLCFSLN from the exons ATGGAGACTGACAAAAGATGGTCCCTCGCCGGAAAAACCGCTCTGTTAACCGGCGGGACTCGTGGAATCGG gCGAGCAGTAGTGGAGGAACTAGCAAAATTCGGTGCAAAAGTTCATACTTGTTCAAGGAACCAGGATGAGCTAAACGCATGCTTGGATGATTGGAAATCCCATGGTTTTGTGGTGTCTGGTTCGGTTTGTGACGCTTCGGTTAAGGATCAGAGGGATAAGTTGATTCAGGATGTTTCTTCTGCCTTCAGTGGAAAGCTCAACATCCTT ATTAACAATGTTGGGTTTAATATCAGGAAACCAACAGTTGAATACTCAAGCGAAGAATATGCAAGCATCATGTCGACTAACTTAGAATCCGCCTTCCATTTTTCCCAAATTGCTCATCCTCTTTTAAAAGCTTCTGGGGTTGGTAACATTGTCTTCATCTCCTCCGTTTCTGGCCTGGTGAGTTGCGGTGGATCTGTCTATGCTGCAACTAAAG GAGCACTGAATCAGCTTACAAGAAATCTAGCTTGTGAGTGGGCAAGCGACAACATCAGAACCAATTGCGTAGCGCCGTGGTACATCAAGACCTCACTTGTGGAATCAGTATCATTTCCTATGCTCTGCTTTTCCCTAAACTAA
- the LOC104734605 gene encoding eukaryotic translation initiation factor 3 subunit G-like, which translates to MRSTEDIILERIRAPGSKAEEATSSGDSMSHLGKPGAVLMVCRLCHMKGDHWTSRCPRKDRLSFTDEPLTAETSTFTVAVTGTGGRAAYVPPSMRQAAGSDMRSRNDMFFIF; encoded by the exons ATGCGTTCAACAGAGGATATTATCTTGGAACGAATTAGAGCTCCTG GTAGCAAGGCGGAAGAAGCAACTTCATCAGGAGATAGTATGTCTCATTTGGGCAAACCGGGTGCAGTCCTCATGGTCTGCAGGTTATGCCACATGAAAGGTGACCACTGGACATCAAGATGCCCACGGAAGGATCGCTTATCCTTTACGGACGAGCCTTTAACAGCAGAAACTTCTACATTCACAGTAGCTGTAACTGGAACTGGGGGCAGGGCTGCTTATGTCCCGCCAAGCATGAGACAAGCAGCTGGTTCAGACATGAGGAGTAGAAATgatatgtttttcattttctaa
- the LOC104734607 gene encoding probable methyltransferase PMT12 — translation MTLFVSSNLFRNFSFLKISVFVLISVACFFLGKHWSEDGFRRLIFFSTEPSRSPIVALSPDFGITYNISDLIYKSHPILPPSSSPLPPPPPPPPPDSVELKVFGIVNENGTMSDEFQVGDYDAESAETLGNQTEVESSSDGGGNKSTAARATVRQFEICSEDMTEYIPCLDNVEAIKRLNSTARGERFERNCPKEGMGLNCTVPIPNGYRSPIPWPRSRDEVWFNNVPHTRLAEDKGGQNWIYKENDKFKFPGGGTQFIHGADQYLDQISQMIPDISFGNHTRIVLDIGCGVASFGAYLMSRNVLTMSIAPKDVHENQIQFALERGVPAMVAAFTTRRLLYPSQAFDLVHCSRCRINWTRDDGILLLEVNRMLRAGGYFVWAAQPVYKHEKALEEQWEEMLNLTTRLCWVLVKKEGYIAIWQKPINNTCYLSRAAGVTPPLCDSEDDPDNVWYVDLRACITRIEENGYGANLVPWPARLQIPPDRLQTIQIDSYIARKELFVAESRYWKEIISNYVNALHWKQIGLRNVLDMRAGFGGFAAALAELKVDCWVLNVIPVSGPNTLPVIYDRGLLGVMHDWCEPFDTYPRTYDLLHAAGLFSIERKRCNMTTIMLEMDRILRPGGRVYIRDTINVMSELHEIGNAMRWHTTLRETAEGPHASYRVLLCEKRFESSETHESSETHHTKKKRKTKGKRA, via the exons ATGACACTCTTCGTTAGTAGCAATCTGTTTAGAAACTTTAGTTTCTTGAAGATCTCCGTATTTGTTTTGATCTCCGTCGCTTGTTTCTTCCTCGGTAAACATTGGTCTGAGGATGGCTTCCGCCGTCTCATATTCTTCTCCACCGAGCCTTCTCGATCCCCTATCGTCGCACTCTCACCTGATTTCGGAATTACGTATAATATCTCTGATTTGATCTACAAGAGTCACCCGATTTTGCCACCGTCTTCGTCACCACTcccaccgccgccgccgccgccgcctcCAGATTCTGTTGAACTGAAGGTGTTTGGGATCGTTAACGAGAATGGAACAATGTCTGATGAGTTCCAGGTTGGGGATTACGACGCTGAGTCGGCGGAGACGTTGGGGAATCAGACGGAAGTTGAGAGTAGTAGTGACGGCGGTGGTAACAAATCTACCGCGGCTAGGGCTACTGTGAGACAATTCGAGATTTGTTCTGAGGATATGACGGAGTACATTCCTTGTTTGGATAATGTTGAAGCCATCAAAAGGCTTAATTCGACGGCTCGTGGTGAGCGATTCGAGCGGAATTGTCCTAAAGAAGGGATGGGATTGAATTGCACCGTTCCTATTCCCAATGGATACCGTTCTCCGATTCCGTGGCCAAGAAGCCGTGATGAG GTGTGGTTCAACAATGTTCCACATACTAGACTTGCCGAAGACAAAGGTGGTCAAAACTGGATTTACAAAGAGAATGACAAATTCAAGTTTCCTGGCGGTGGTACTCAGTTTATACATGGGGCTGATCAATACTTGGATCAGATCTCTCag ATGATTCCTGATATCAGCTTTGGTAATCATACACGAATTGTTCTTGACATTGGATGTGGTGTGGCAAGTTTTGGTGCCTACTTAATGTCGCGAAATGTCTTGACTATGTCCATAGCTCCAAAAGATGTTCATGAGAACCAGATACAGTTTGCTCTTGAGCGTGGTGTTCCTGCAATGGTGGCAGCATTCACAACACGTCGATTGTTGTACCCTAGCCAagcttttgatttggttcattgTTCAAGATGTAGAATCAACTGGACTCGTGATG ATGGGATCCTGCTCCTTGAAGTCAATAGGATGCTTCGTGCCGGAGGGTATTTTGTTTGGGCAGCACAACCTGTATATAAGCATGAAAAAGCCTTGGAAGAACAGTGGGAAG AGATGTTAAACCTTACCACTAGGCTGTGCTGGGTTCTTGTAAAGAAGGAAGGATATATAGCTATCTGGCAGAAGCCTATAAATAACACTTGTTATCTAAGTCGTGCTGCTGGAGTCACTCCTCCTTTGTGCGATTCTGAAGATGACCCAGATAATGTTTG GTACGTAGATCTGAGGGCATGCATCACTAGGATTGAAGAAAATGGATATGGAGCAAATCTTGTTCCTTGGCCAGCCCGTTTACAGATCCCTCCGGATAGGCTGCAGACGATACAAATTGATTCTTACATTGCCCGAAAAGAGCTTTTTGTGGCTGAATCAAGGTACTGGAAAGAAATAATATCAAACTATGTAAATGCCCTACACTGGAAGCAGATAGGACTAAGAAATGTCTTAGACATGAGAGCTGGATTTGGCGG ATTTGCGGCTGCATTAGCTGAGCTAAAGGTTGATTGCTGGGTTCTCAACGTTATCCCAGTCAGCGGTCCCAACACATTGCCTGTTATATATGATCGTGGACTACTAGGAGTAATGCATGATTG gtgTGAACCGTTTGATACTTACCCAAGAACCTATGATTTGCTGCATGCTGCGGGTCTATTTTCCattgaaagaaaaag GTGCAACATGACAACGATAATGCTAGAAATGGACCGGATTTTGAGACCTGGAGGACGTGTATACATACGGGATACCATCAATGTGATGAGTGAGCTTCATGAGATTGGAAACGCTATGAGGTGGCACACGACCTTACGTGAAACTGCTGAAGGACCTCACGCAAGTTACAGAGTTCTCTTATGCGAAAAGCGGTTTGAATCGTCAGAGACGCATGAATCGTCAGAGACGCATCataccaagaagaagaggaagactaAAGGAAAAAGAGCTTGA
- the LOC104734608 gene encoding tropinone reductase homolog At5g06060-like has translation MEANQRWTLAGKTALVTGGTRGIGRAVVEELARFGAKVHTCSRNQDELNSCLNNWKSNGFVVSGSVCDASLKDQRDKLIQDVSSAFSGKLNILINNVGTNIRKPTVEYSSEDYAKIMSTNLESAFHLSQIAHPLLKASGVGNIVFISSVAGLVHLSSGSIYGATKGALNQLTRNLACEWASDNIRTNCVAPWYIKTSLVESLLEKKEFVDAVVSRTPLGRVGEPEEVASLVAFLCLPAASYITGQVISVDGGFTVNGFSYVQ, from the exons ATGGAGGCTAACCAGAGGTGGACACTCGCCGGAAAAACCGCTCTGGTAACCGGCGGTACTCGTGGAATCGG GCGAGCAGTAGTGGAGGAACTAGCGAGATTCGGTGCGAAAGTTCATACATGTTCAAGGAACCAGGATGAGCTAAACTCATGCTTGAATAATTGGAAATCGAATGGTTTTGTGGTGTCTGGTTCCGTTTGTGACGCTTCTCTTAAGGATCAGAGGGATAAGTTGATTCAGGATGTTTCCTCTGCCTTCAGTGGGAAGCTCAACATCCTT ATAAACAATGTTGGAACTAATATCAGGAAACCAACAGTTGAATACTCAAGCGAGGATTATGCAAAAATCATGTCGACCAACTTAGAATCCGCTTTCCATTTATCTCAAATTGCTCATCCTCTTCTTAAAGCATCTGGGGTCGGAAACATTGTCTTCATCTCCTCTGTTGCTGGCCTGGTGCATCTTTCCAGTGGATCTATCTATGGTGCAACTAAAG GAGCACTTAATCAGCTTACAAGAAATCTAGCTTGCGAGTGGGCAAGCGACAACATCAGAACCAATTGCGTGGCACCGTGGTACATCAAGACCTCACTTGTGGAATCG CTGCTTGAGAAGAAAGAATTCGTGGATGCGGTAGTATCGCGGACCCCACTCGGTCGGGTTGGAGAACCAGAGGAAGTCGCGTCGCTGGTTGCTTTCCTTTGCCTTCCCGCAGCCTCCTACATTACCGGACAGGTCATATCCGTTGATGGAGGATTCACAGTCAACGGTTTCAGCTATGTACAGTAG
- the LOC104734613 gene encoding transcription factor GAMYB-like, producing the protein MSNTSTDSDHNESPATDDNNGSDCRSRWERSGLKKGPWSSAEDDILIDYVNKHGEGNWNAVQKHTGLFRCGKSCRLRWANHLRPNLKKGAFSQDEEQLIVELHAKMGNRWARMAAHLPGRTDNEIKNYWNTRIKRRQRAGLPLYPPEMHLEVLDWSQEYAKNRFMGEDRRHSDFLQLGSCESDVFFDNLGFVTTDMVPGASDLSDMTAYKNMANAASSPRYDNFMAPMMPCSRRFWESELLYPGCSSTIKQEFPSPEQFVNTSSPQKISKTCSFSVPCDVYHPLLYGNQQHSPVVIPDSHTPTGGIVPSSKPSSYGAVKLELPSFQYSETTFDQWKKSSSPPHSDLLDPFDSYIHSPPPPTGRQESDCFSNCDTGLLDMLLLEAKIRNSTTKNNLYKSCASTIPSADLGEVTVSQTKSEEFDNSLKSFVHSEISTQQNADGIPPRQREKKRKSLLDITRPDVLLASSWLDHGLGIAKESGSMSDALTVLLGDDIGNEYMHTSVGASSGVGSCSWSNMPPVCQMTELP; encoded by the exons ATGAGTAACACAAGCACTGACAGTGACCATAATGAGTCACCAGCTACTGATGATAATAATGGAAGTGACTGCAGAAGTAGATGGGAAAGAAGTGGTTTGAAGAAAGGCCCATGGAGTTCAGCTGAAGATGATATTCTTATTGACTATGTCAATAAGCATGGTGAAGGTAACTGGAATGCTGTCCAGAAACACACTGGTTTGTTCCGTTGTGGTAAAAGCTGCCGCTTGAGGTGGGCTAATCATCTCAGGCCTAACTTGAAGAAAGGAGCCTTTAGCCAAGATGAAGAACAGCTCATTGTTGAATTGCATGCTAAGATGGGAAATAGATGGGCGCGTATGGCTGCTCAt TTGCCTGGCCGAACGGATAATGAGATAAAGAATTATTGGAACACTCGCATCAAGAGGCGACAGCGAGCTGGTTTACCACTTTATCCTCCTGAAATGCACCTTGAGGTACTTGATTGGAGTCAAGAGTATGCCAAGAATAGATTTATGGGAGAAGATAGAAGACATTCAGATTTCTTGCAGCTTGGGAGTTGTGAGTCTGATGTCTTCTTTGACAATCTTGGTTTTGTTACTACAGACATGGTACCTGGTGCTTCTGACCTATCAGATATGACTGCTTACAAAAATATGGCTAATGCTGCAAGTTCACCTCGATATGATAACTTCATGGCACCAATGATGCCCTGCTCGAGGCGGTTTTGGGAATCTGAATTGTTGTATCCTGGGTGTAGCAGTACCATAAAGCAAGAATTCCCATCGCCTGAACAATTCGTGAACACATCATCTCCTCAAAAGATTTCCAAAACTTGCAGTTTCTCAGTTCCTTGTGATGTTTATCATCCTCTTCTCTATGGAAACCAACAACATTCACCTGTTGTGATTCCAGATAGCCATACCCCTACGGGTGGCATTGTTCCTTCTTCCAAGCCCTCCTCATATGGGGCAGTGAAGCTGGAGCTCCCTTCATTCCAATATTCAGAAACAACATTTGACCAGTGGAAGAAATCGTCATCTCCACCACACTCTGATCTCCTTGATCCCTTTGATTCTTACATTcactctccaccaccaccaacggGGAGACAAGAGTCAGATTGTTTTTCAAATTGTGACACTGGTCTGCTCGATATGTTGCTTCTGGAAGCCAAGATCAGAAATAGTACTACAAAGAACAATTTGTACAAGAGCTGTGCTTCAACTATTCCATCAGCTGATCTTGGCGAGGTTACTGTCTCCCAAACTAAATCCGAGGAGTTTGACAATTCCCTTAAGAGTTTTGTCCATTCCGAAATTTCAACACAACAGAATGCAGATGGAATTCCACCAA GGCAGAGAGAAAAAAAGCGGAAATCTCTCTTGGATATAACACGGCCTGACGTTTTGCTTGCATCGAGCTGGCTTGACCATGGTTTAGGGATTGCAAAAGAGTCAGGTAGCATGAGCGACGCACTCACGGTTCTCCTCGGCGACGACATAGGAAATGAGTATATGCATACGAGTGTTGGGGCATCCTCAGGAGTTGGGTCTTGTTCTTGGAGCAACATGCCTCCTGTCTGTCAAATGACGGAGCTACCCTAA
- the LOC104734609 gene encoding tropinone reductase homolog At5g06060-like isoform X1 has translation METDKRWSLAGKTALLTGGTRGIGRAVVEELAKFGAKVHTCSRNQDELNACLDDWKSHGFVVSGSVCDASVKDQRDKLIQDVSSAFSGKLNILINNVGFNIRKPTVEYSSEEYASIMSTNLESAFHFSQIAHPLLKASGVGNIVFISSVSGLVSCGGSVYAATKGALNQLTRNLACEWASDNIRTNCVAPWYIKTSLVESLLEKQDYLEAVVSRTPLGRVGEPEEVASLVAFLCLPAASYITGQVISVDGGFTVNGFSYVK, from the exons ATGGAGACTGACAAAAGATGGTCCCTCGCCGGAAAAACCGCTCTGTTAACCGGCGGGACTCGTGGAATCGG gCGAGCAGTAGTGGAGGAACTAGCAAAATTCGGTGCAAAAGTTCATACTTGTTCAAGGAACCAGGATGAGCTAAACGCATGCTTGGATGATTGGAAATCCCATGGTTTTGTGGTGTCTGGTTCGGTTTGTGACGCTTCGGTTAAGGATCAGAGGGATAAGTTGATTCAGGATGTTTCTTCTGCCTTCAGTGGAAAGCTCAACATCCTT ATTAACAATGTTGGGTTTAATATCAGGAAACCAACAGTTGAATACTCAAGCGAAGAATATGCAAGCATCATGTCGACTAACTTAGAATCCGCCTTCCATTTTTCCCAAATTGCTCATCCTCTTTTAAAAGCTTCTGGGGTTGGTAACATTGTCTTCATCTCCTCCGTTTCTGGCCTGGTGAGTTGCGGTGGATCTGTCTATGCTGCAACTAAAG GAGCACTGAATCAGCTTACAAGAAATCTAGCTTGTGAGTGGGCAAGCGACAACATCAGAACCAATTGCGTAGCGCCGTGGTACATCAAGACCTCACTTGTGGAATCA CTACTTGAAAAGCAAGATTATTTGGAGGCGGTAGTTTCACGAACCCCACTTGGCCGCGTTGGAGAACCAGAGGAAGTCGCATCGCTGGTTGCTTTCCTTTGTCTTCCCGCCGCATCTTACATTACAGGACAGGTCATTTCCGTTGATGGAGGCTTCACCGTCAACGGTTTCAGCTATGTTAAGTAG